TTAAGTCATTAGAACTTGCTGATTTCAGGAATTACGAGAATGTAAAGATTGATTTCAGCAGTGGTACCAATATATTGTATGGAGACAACGCTCAGGGAAAAACTAATATTCTTGAGGCTATTTTTGTTTCAGCCACTACCAAATCACATAAAGGCAGCAAGGACAAAGAGATAATAAGATTTGGCAAGGATGAGGCCCATATTAGGACTATTCTTGAGAAAGATAATGCTGAATATCGCGTAGATATGCATCTTCGCAGCAGCAAAACAAAAGGAATTGCAATAGACGGTCAGAAGATAAAAAGGGCATCAGATCTTATAGGGATGCTCAATGTAGTTTTTTTCTCACCGGAAGATCTTAGTATTATTAAAAATGGCCCTTCTGAAAGGCGCAGGTTCATGGATATGGAGCTGTGTCAATTAGATCAGATATATCTTAATAGTCTTTCTAAGTACAACAAACTTGTTGTAGAACGTAATAAAGTTCTTAAGGATTTATATGAACATCCGGAGAATAGTGTTCTTTTAGATGTGCAGGACAAGCAGTTATGTGAATATGGATCCGTCATTATCAAGACTAGAGAAAAATTCATCAGAGATCTTAACGAAATAATAAGACCTATTCATGAGAAGTTAACAGGAAATAAAGAGTTCCTGTCAGTTTACTATGAGCCAAATGTAAGTGCTGATGAATTCGAAAAGAAATTAAGGGCTGCAAGACAAAAAGATACTTACGCCAAGCAGACAACTGTAGGTCCTCACAAGGACGATTTTTCTTTTGTAGTTCAAAAGAAAAAAGCAGACTGTGATGAATATGGCGAAGGAATAGACATTAGAAAATATGGCTCTCAGGGACAGCAGAGAACTGCTTCTCTCTCACTCAAACTTTCAGAGATTGAGATTGTAAAAAGAGCTAAAAAGGAAAATCCGGTACTCTTACTTGATGATGTTTTGTCTGAACTTGATAGCAACAGACAAAATTATCTGCTTAACACAATTGGAGATATTCAGACAATTGTTACATGTACCGGACTTGATGAATTTGTTAATAACAGATTTGAAATAGATAAGCTGTTTAAGGTTACTGATGGAACAATAAGCAGCGAGAATTAAAGAAATGGAGCATAAAATGAGCGAAGAAGCAGTAAAATATGGTGCCGATCAAATCCAGATTCTTGAAGGACTTGAGGCTGTAAGAAAAAGACCGGGTATGTATATTGGTACTACTGCCAGCAGAGGACTTCACCATCTTGTTTATGAGATAGTAGATAACTCTGTTGACGAAGCGCTTGCAGGTTTCTGCGACCACATCGAAGTTACCATCAATGAGGATAATACGATAATTGTTCAGGATAATGGACGTGGTATTCCTGTTGACGTTAACCATAAATCCGGACTTACAGGTGTAGAAGTTGTATTTACTATTCTTCACGCCGGCGGCAAATTCGGCGGTGGAGGATACAAGGTATCAGGTGGTCTTCACGGTGTTGGTGCTTCTGTAGTAAATGCTCTTTCAGAATGGCTTGAAGTACAGGTTACACGTAGAGGTAAGGTTTATCAGCAGAGATATGAAAGAGGAAAAGTCTGCTACCCTCTTAAGGAAGTTGGTACAGCTCCTGAGAATGTGACAGGTACAAGAGTATACTTCAAACCTGATGCTGAGATATTCAGGGAAACAACTGTGTTTGAGTATAGCGTACTCAAGCAGAGACTTCGTGAGATGGCTTTCCTGACTAAGGGACTTAAGATTACTCTTACAGATAAGCGTGTTGAAGAAGGCGAAGATCCTATTCAGCAGACATTCCACTATGAAGGCGGAATTAAGGAATTTGTTCAGTACCTGAACAAGAATAAGACTTCTCTTTACGGGGACATTATGTACTTTGAAGGAAACAGAAACAATGTACAGGTAGAAGTTTCTTTCCAGCATAATGATTCTTACAATGAGAGTATCTACACTTTTGTTAATAACATCAATACTCCTGAAGGTGGTACTCACCTTGAGGGATTCAAGGCTGCTCTTACCAAGACATTTAATGACTATGCAAGAGCTAATAAGATGCTCAAGGATAGCGAAGAAAACCTTACTGGTGAAGATATCAGAGAAGGTTTGACAGCTATTATTTCTGTTAAGATTGAAGATCCTCAGTTTGAAGGCCAGACCAAACAGAAACTTGGTAACTCCGAGGCAAGAGGAGCTGTAGCAGGTGTTGTATCAGAACAGCTGACCTATTATCTTGAGCAGAATCCTAATGTTGCCAAGCAGATTCTTGAAAAAGCTATACTTGCCCAGAGAGCAAGAGATGCTGCCAGAAAGGCA
The sequence above is a segment of the Butyrivibrio proteoclasticus B316 genome. Coding sequences within it:
- the recF gene encoding DNA replication/repair protein RecF (All proteins in this family for which functions are known are DNA-binding proteins that assist the filamentation of RecA onto DNA for the initiation of recombination or recombinational repair.) → MIIKSLELADFRNYENVKIDFSSGTNILYGDNAQGKTNILEAIFVSATTKSHKGSKDKEIIRFGKDEAHIRTILEKDNAEYRVDMHLRSSKTKGIAIDGQKIKRASDLIGMLNVVFFSPEDLSIIKNGPSERRRFMDMELCQLDQIYLNSLSKYNKLVVERNKVLKDLYEHPENSVLLDVQDKQLCEYGSVIIKTREKFIRDLNEIIRPIHEKLTGNKEFLSVYYEPNVSADEFEKKLRAARQKDTYAKQTTVGPHKDDFSFVVQKKKADCDEYGEGIDIRKYGSQGQQRTASLSLKLSEIEIVKRAKKENPVLLLDDVLSELDSNRQNYLLNTIGDIQTIVTCTGLDEFVNNRFEIDKLFKVTDGTISSEN
- the gyrB gene encoding DNA topoisomerase (ATP-hydrolyzing) subunit B, giving the protein MSEEAVKYGADQIQILEGLEAVRKRPGMYIGTTASRGLHHLVYEIVDNSVDEALAGFCDHIEVTINEDNTIIVQDNGRGIPVDVNHKSGLTGVEVVFTILHAGGKFGGGGYKVSGGLHGVGASVVNALSEWLEVQVTRRGKVYQQRYERGKVCYPLKEVGTAPENVTGTRVYFKPDAEIFRETTVFEYSVLKQRLREMAFLTKGLKITLTDKRVEEGEDPIQQTFHYEGGIKEFVQYLNKNKTSLYGDIMYFEGNRNNVQVEVSFQHNDSYNESIYTFVNNINTPEGGTHLEGFKAALTKTFNDYARANKMLKDSEENLTGEDIREGLTAIISVKIEDPQFEGQTKQKLGNSEARGAVAGVVSEQLTYYLEQNPNVAKQILEKAILAQRARDAARKARDLTRRKSALDGMGLPGKLADCSDKDPKNCEIFIVEGDSAGGSAKTARSRATQAILPLRGKILNVEKARVDRIYGNAEIKAMITAFGTGIHDDFDISKLRYDKIIIMTDADVDGAHISTLMLTFLYRFMPELIKQGHVYLAQPPLYKLEKNKKVWYAYSDEELDKILTDVGRDQNNKIQRYKGLGEMDPEQLWETTMDPERRVLLRVNMDEESSSDIDVTFTTLMGDKVEPRREFIEKNAKFVKNIDIF